A genomic region of Streptomyces sp. NBC_00247 contains the following coding sequences:
- a CDS encoding homoserine dehydrogenase, with the protein MMRTRPLKVALLGCGVVGSEVARIMTTHADDLAARIGAPVELAGVAVRRPSKVREGIDPALITTDATALVERGDIDVVIEVIGGIEPARTLITSAFEHGASVVSANKALLAEDGTALHAAAEKHGRDLYYEAAVAGAIPLVRPLRESLAGDKVNRVLGIVNGTTNFILDKMDTSGAGYSEALDEATALGYAEADPTADVEGFDAAAKAAILAGIAFHTRVKIGEVHREGITEVTAADIASARRMGCTVKLLAICERAADGQSVTARVHPAMIPLSHPLASVREAYNAVFVEAEAAGQLMFYGPGAGGSPTASAVLGDLVAVCRNKLNGATGPGESAYTRLPVSPMGEVVTRYHISLDVADKPGVLAQVATVFAEQGVSIDTVRQQSRNSGSGDEVAVEQGGGGRRVDTSGEASLVVVTHRAPDAALSATVEALRKLDTVRGVASIMRVEGE; encoded by the coding sequence ATGATGCGTACGCGTCCGCTGAAGGTGGCGCTGCTGGGCTGTGGTGTGGTCGGCTCAGAGGTGGCGCGCATCATGACGACGCACGCCGACGACCTCGCCGCGCGCATCGGCGCGCCGGTCGAGCTCGCCGGCGTCGCCGTCCGCCGGCCCTCGAAGGTGCGCGAGGGGATCGATCCCGCGCTCATCACCACCGACGCCACGGCCCTGGTCGAACGCGGCGACATCGACGTCGTGATCGAGGTCATCGGCGGCATCGAGCCGGCCCGCACCCTCATCACCTCCGCCTTCGAGCACGGCGCGAGCGTCGTCTCCGCCAACAAGGCGCTCCTCGCCGAGGACGGCACGGCCCTGCACGCCGCCGCCGAGAAGCACGGCCGCGACCTGTACTACGAGGCAGCCGTCGCCGGGGCCATCCCGCTGGTACGTCCGCTGCGCGAGTCCCTCGCCGGCGACAAGGTCAACCGGGTGCTCGGCATCGTCAACGGCACCACCAACTTCATCCTCGACAAGATGGACACCAGCGGCGCCGGCTACTCCGAGGCGCTCGACGAGGCCACCGCCCTCGGGTACGCCGAAGCCGACCCGACCGCCGACGTCGAGGGCTTCGACGCCGCCGCGAAGGCCGCCATCCTCGCCGGAATCGCCTTCCACACCCGGGTGAAGATCGGCGAGGTGCACCGCGAGGGCATCACCGAGGTCACCGCCGCCGACATCGCCTCCGCCCGCCGCATGGGCTGCACCGTCAAGCTCCTCGCCATCTGCGAGCGGGCGGCGGACGGGCAGTCGGTCACCGCGCGCGTCCACCCCGCGATGATCCCGCTCAGCCACCCGCTGGCCTCCGTCCGCGAGGCGTACAACGCCGTCTTCGTCGAAGCCGAAGCGGCCGGGCAGCTGATGTTCTACGGCCCCGGCGCCGGCGGTTCGCCGACCGCCTCGGCGGTCCTCGGCGACCTCGTCGCCGTCTGCCGGAACAAGCTCAACGGGGCCACCGGCCCCGGTGAGTCCGCCTACACGCGCCTCCCCGTCAGCCCGATGGGTGAGGTCGTGACGCGCTACCACATCAGCCTCGACGTCGCCGACAAACCGGGTGTTCTCGCCCAGGTCGCCACCGTCTTCGCCGAGCAGGGCGTGTCGATCGATACCGTTCGTCAGCAGAGCCGTAATTCAGGCAGCGGCGACGAGGTCGCCGTCGAGCAGGGGGGCGGCGGGCGCCGGGTGGACACGAGTGGCGAGGCTTCTCTCGTCGTCGTCACCCACCGCGCGCCCGACGCCGCCCTCTCGGCGACCGTCGAAGCGCTGCGCAAGCTCGACACCGTCCGCGGTGTCGCCAGCATCATGCGTGTTGAAGGGGAGTAA
- the lysA gene encoding diaminopimelate decarboxylase, translated as MSRSAHPAGPRHADVVPEGHYAAPPADLNVLDEKVWSRTVTRDADGALTVGGIEVARLAEEFGTPAYFLDEADFRARCRAWADAFGADADVYYAGKAFLSRAIVRWLREEGLNLDVCSGGELTTALDAGMPAERIAFHGNNKTVDEIERAVEAGVGRIVLDSFQEIVRVAHTAQRLGKRQRVQIRVTVGVEAHTHEFIATAHEDQKFGIALAGGQAAEAVRRALTLDGLELTGIHSHIGSQIFDMAGFEVSARRVVQLLAEVRDEHGVELSEIDLGGGLGIAYTSDDDPREPHEIAKALGDIVTRECEASGLATPRISVEPGRAIVGPTAFTLYEVGTIKPLEGLRTYVSVDGGMSDNIRTALYDAEYSVALVSRSSDAEPMLVRVVGKHCESGDIVVKDAFLPADLAPGDLIAVPATGAYCRSMASNYNHALRPPVVAVRDGEARVIVRRETEEDLLRLDVG; from the coding sequence ATGAGCCGATCCGCCCACCCCGCCGGACCCCGTCACGCCGATGTGGTCCCCGAGGGGCACTACGCCGCCCCGCCCGCCGACCTGAACGTCCTCGACGAGAAGGTCTGGTCGCGCACCGTCACCCGTGACGCCGACGGCGCCCTCACCGTCGGCGGCATCGAAGTCGCCCGGCTCGCGGAGGAGTTCGGTACCCCCGCCTACTTCCTCGACGAGGCCGACTTCCGGGCCCGCTGCCGCGCCTGGGCCGACGCCTTCGGTGCCGACGCCGACGTCTACTACGCGGGCAAGGCGTTCCTCTCCCGCGCGATCGTGCGCTGGCTCCGCGAGGAGGGGCTCAACCTCGACGTCTGTTCCGGCGGTGAGCTGACCACCGCGCTGGACGCCGGGATGCCCGCCGAGCGCATCGCCTTCCACGGCAACAACAAGACGGTCGACGAGATCGAGCGGGCCGTGGAGGCCGGTGTCGGCCGGATCGTCCTCGACTCCTTCCAGGAGATCGTCCGCGTCGCGCACACCGCCCAGCGGCTCGGCAAGCGCCAGCGGGTACAGATCCGGGTCACCGTCGGCGTGGAGGCGCACACCCACGAGTTCATCGCCACCGCGCACGAGGACCAGAAGTTCGGGATCGCGCTGGCCGGTGGCCAGGCGGCCGAGGCGGTACGCCGCGCCCTCACGCTGGACGGTCTGGAGCTCACCGGCATCCACTCCCACATCGGTTCGCAGATCTTCGACATGGCCGGTTTCGAGGTCTCCGCCCGCCGTGTGGTCCAGCTCCTCGCCGAGGTGCGCGACGAGCACGGCGTCGAGCTGTCCGAGATCGACCTCGGCGGCGGCCTGGGCATCGCCTACACCTCCGACGACGACCCGCGCGAGCCGCACGAGATCGCCAAGGCGCTCGGCGACATCGTCACCCGCGAGTGCGAGGCCTCGGGTCTCGCCACCCCCCGGATCTCCGTCGAACCGGGGCGCGCCATCGTGGGCCCCACCGCCTTCACCCTCTACGAGGTCGGCACGATCAAGCCGCTCGAAGGGCTCCGCACGTACGTCAGCGTCGACGGCGGGATGTCCGACAACATCCGGACCGCGCTCTACGACGCCGAGTACAGCGTCGCGCTCGTCTCACGCAGCTCCGACGCCGAACCGATGCTGGTCCGGGTCGTCGGCAAGCACTGTGAGAGCGGTGACATCGTGGTGAAGGACGCGTTCCTGCCGGCCGACCTGGCACCCGGCGACCTGATCGCCGTACCGGCCACCGGCGCCTACTGCCGGTCCATGGCGAGCAATTACAACCACGCACTCCGCCCGCCCGTCGTCGCCGTGCGCGACGGAGAGGCGCGCGTCATCGTCCGACGCGAGACGGAGGAAGATCTCCTGCGTCTCGATGTCGGCTGA
- the nrtL gene encoding ArgS-related anticodon-binding protein NrtL: MTPADLSRTVLHAVRRAVDEDALRVAVPARVRVERTRPGGSGDYACAVALQLARPAALPAHEVARILKDRIAAEPGIGRVEITGPGFLNLTLDASADGAARVALVREVASRGTEYGHGTALRGEAPLLTYAPEVRAAVTADAVAALLRSQGATPRTAPAGPADPGWGGLGVTPGAVSGPTGEGPSAEAGEATVIRPVPAGVPVADLLVRLGPDAARWGLLRAAGHDRAALDGGLLVQSAANPLFLVRYARARAHAVTRAARELGVRVAPEAYDVPEASVVVPEASVVPAASVVPEAQVAPGAYGDGARDRTAQGDGAPFGEPAALALTALLADHPAVLLAAARHRAPDRLARHLEAVAHAFFDFHDACPPLPAGDEKPSAAHRSRPALAEAAGAVLAGGLSLLGISAPLHL, translated from the coding sequence GTGACCCCCGCCGACCTCTCCAGGACCGTGCTGCACGCCGTGCGCCGTGCGGTCGACGAGGATGCCCTGCGCGTGGCGGTGCCCGCGCGCGTACGGGTGGAGCGGACCCGGCCCGGCGGCAGCGGGGACTACGCCTGCGCCGTCGCGCTCCAGCTGGCCCGTCCGGCCGCACTGCCCGCGCACGAGGTCGCCCGCATCCTCAAGGACCGCATCGCGGCCGAGCCCGGGATCGGCCGGGTCGAGATCACCGGACCCGGCTTTCTCAACCTCACGCTCGACGCCTCCGCCGACGGAGCCGCCCGCGTCGCCCTGGTGCGCGAGGTAGCGTCGCGCGGCACGGAGTACGGCCACGGGACGGCCCTGCGCGGCGAGGCGCCCCTGCTGACGTACGCGCCCGAGGTCCGGGCCGCCGTCACCGCCGACGCCGTGGCCGCGCTGCTGCGGTCGCAGGGCGCCACCCCGCGCACCGCCCCGGCCGGCCCCGCCGACCCCGGGTGGGGCGGCCTCGGGGTCACCCCCGGCGCGGTCTCCGGGCCGACCGGGGAAGGCCCGTCCGCGGAAGCCGGCGAGGCGACCGTGATCCGGCCCGTGCCCGCCGGGGTGCCTGTCGCCGACCTGCTCGTACGCCTCGGCCCGGACGCCGCCCGCTGGGGGCTGCTGCGGGCCGCGGGGCACGACCGGGCCGCGCTCGACGGCGGGCTCCTGGTCCAGAGCGCCGCCAACCCTCTCTTCCTGGTCCGCTACGCCCGTGCCCGCGCCCACGCCGTCACCCGGGCCGCCCGCGAGCTCGGCGTCCGGGTCGCACCCGAGGCGTACGACGTACCGGAGGCGTCCGTAGTCGTACCGGAGGCGTCCGTCGTACCCGCGGCGTCCGTCGTACCGGAGGCGCAGGTCGCGCCCGGCGCGTACGGGGACGGCGCCCGGGACCGTACCGCCCAGGGCGACGGTGCCCCGTTCGGCGAGCCGGCCGCCCTCGCGCTGACCGCCCTGCTCGCCGACCATCCGGCGGTCCTGCTCGCCGCCGCACGGCACCGCGCGCCCGACCGGCTCGCCCGCCACCTCGAAGCCGTCGCGCACGCCTTCTTCGACTTCCACGACGCCTGCCCTCCGCTCCCCGCCGGCGACGAGAAACCCTCGGCCGCCCACCGCTCCCGGCCGGCCCTCGCCGAGGCCGCCGGTGCGGTGCTGGCCGGCGGCCTGTCCCTGCTCGGTATCAGTGCGCCCCTACATCTTTGA
- a CDS encoding response regulator: MGKTRTRPRERTYSRKVSGAYGRVLVVDDNKVIRHLIRVNLELEGFEVVTAADGVECLDVVHRVRPDVITLDVVMPRLDGPRTAARLREDPRTSAIPVAIISACTPYEADRGVAAGVEAFLAKPFEPSELVRLVRRLALPPEPSAVDGGCGAGRAAGAAR; the protein is encoded by the coding sequence GTGGGCAAAACCCGGACGCGGCCCCGGGAGCGCACCTACTCTCGAAAGGTGTCAGGGGCGTACGGCCGCGTGCTTGTTGTGGACGACAACAAGGTCATCCGGCATCTGATCAGGGTCAACCTGGAGCTTGAGGGCTTCGAGGTCGTGACCGCGGCCGACGGTGTCGAGTGTCTGGACGTCGTGCACCGCGTGCGGCCCGACGTGATCACCCTCGACGTCGTGATGCCCCGGCTCGACGGCCCCCGGACCGCCGCACGGCTGCGCGAGGACCCCCGTACCAGCGCCATTCCGGTCGCGATCATCAGCGCCTGCACCCCGTACGAGGCGGACCGGGGCGTCGCCGCCGGGGTGGAGGCGTTCCTGGCGAAGCCGTTCGAGCCCAGCGAGCTGGTGCGGCTGGTGCGCCGCCTCGCGCTGCCTCCGGAGCCCTCCGCGGTGGACGGCGGCTGCGGCGCCGGACGGGCCGCCGGCGCCGCCCGCTGA
- a CDS encoding VOC family protein, translating into MASIRKFQVTFDCAEPERVARFWCEVLGYVVPPPEGFAGWDDHDRSLPPERRGAAFACVDPTGVGPRLFFQRVPEGRVVKNRVHLDVRAGTGLVGDERLAALEAECARLVALGAVCVQVMRADGFDESCIAMQDIEGNEFCLD; encoded by the coding sequence TTGGCATCGATCAGGAAGTTCCAAGTCACCTTCGACTGCGCGGAACCCGAGCGCGTCGCCCGGTTCTGGTGCGAGGTGCTGGGGTACGTCGTACCGCCGCCGGAGGGGTTCGCCGGCTGGGACGACCACGACCGGTCGCTGCCGCCGGAACGCCGGGGCGCCGCGTTCGCCTGCGTGGATCCCACGGGGGTGGGCCCGCGTCTGTTCTTCCAGCGGGTTCCCGAGGGCAGGGTCGTCAAGAACAGGGTCCACCTCGACGTACGGGCCGGTACCGGGCTCGTGGGTGACGAGCGCCTGGCCGCGCTCGAAGCGGAGTGTGCCCGGCTGGTCGCGCTCGGCGCGGTGTGCGTACAGGTCATGCGCGCCGACGGCTTCGACGAGTCCTGCATCGCGATGCAGGACATCGAGGGCAACGAGTTCTGCCTCGACTGA